In one window of Candidatus Hydrogenedentota bacterium DNA:
- a CDS encoding tetratricopeptide repeat protein: MDHLSYAARMRQLTLCVLCCAVLLAAGCSGRRSEQYRGEGDTLFTLGRLDEAKAAYQKSAETNPENPMAQLGLARCAFKGGDIELALTFFEKARTLNPALPESYTEPVMHLVDLQRTDDALAIAEAFLKVAPEKGGLLHSAVLLKADRTADAITELENLGKQFPESSDVKLNLGVAYAQGGKNDEAVALLKEVSQGASPVSTAAHLALIEVYQSQGKVAELLAEFESLAAALPDDGGIQTGHARALLLAGKTEEAEAKARKILEKDPAAGWANYVVGAVKLSQSAFEEAVPFLESAATALPEEKAVSALLAQAKSGKLPSEVETAPVAAPAAIARNPESLTWRDLWKQAALKRLVSNRDTYLAEGGNEVREVLVLSALFTQDVGLARELSGALPAESRVGQFFKAMDSRDPKVVTALFEEWKPEAPEELILRDNALGFAMASGAARGQALSLFLFTLERFPDNMVALYNIAQVFRSVRQPIIAAQQLQRLIVQYPENIDAHQMLYSALREGGAFEPARKAAEASYTLFPEERWSFLYLGQAYLDTGEPELALQVLNRASGLFEGDPEIELAKGGIHARLGDCAQTRAVLEGITSTAPRIIADRANLLALCALQEGDWATVGTLADAADPAFWPESLRVMKTLSALQADNVDGAVAALTVPGADQPAAGKLGLIFTSALGVAVEGLNDDEQAWASTLGADRELMLAYGATLALQMGRLYNASWASYEKNLAGRTPHLAIAQLAIAALQFGDKVDGAKEKGQAIVDTVAADPRAWIAYAELLKSLGDAEGEAQSMEKAIATGADSPEVWSRNGAMLEKKKDYKGAAESYRKLVALQPENAPAANNLAYMLLMAGGNDEEALKFATAAQEKVPNNPGILHTLGLAQMRTGDLEASRTTLGRAAEIDPANPTISFDFGRVLMKLGDKEKAKERIRYSLGISARAGLEFPEQAEAESLLTELN, encoded by the coding sequence ATGGACCACCTTAGCTATGCTGCCCGAATGCGGCAATTGACCCTCTGCGTGTTGTGCTGCGCCGTGTTGCTGGCCGCGGGCTGCAGTGGACGCCGCAGTGAACAGTACCGCGGGGAGGGCGACACGCTCTTCACGCTCGGACGCCTGGACGAGGCCAAAGCCGCCTATCAGAAATCCGCCGAGACCAATCCCGAGAATCCCATGGCCCAGCTCGGGCTCGCCCGCTGCGCCTTCAAGGGTGGGGATATTGAACTCGCCCTGACGTTCTTTGAAAAGGCGCGCACGCTCAACCCGGCGCTGCCCGAGAGCTACACGGAGCCGGTGATGCACCTGGTGGACCTGCAGCGCACCGACGACGCGCTCGCCATCGCGGAGGCCTTCCTCAAAGTGGCCCCGGAAAAGGGCGGACTCCTTCACAGCGCCGTACTCCTGAAGGCCGATCGTACCGCTGATGCCATCACCGAACTCGAAAATTTGGGAAAGCAGTTCCCCGAGTCGTCCGACGTAAAGCTCAACCTCGGCGTTGCCTATGCCCAGGGCGGTAAGAACGACGAGGCCGTCGCGCTGCTCAAGGAAGTGTCCCAGGGCGCATCCCCCGTCTCGACCGCGGCCCACCTGGCCCTGATTGAGGTCTACCAGTCGCAGGGCAAAGTGGCGGAGCTGCTGGCGGAGTTCGAGAGCCTCGCGGCCGCCCTACCCGACGATGGGGGAATTCAGACGGGCCATGCCCGGGCGCTCCTCCTGGCGGGCAAGACCGAAGAGGCCGAAGCAAAAGCCCGCAAGATCCTGGAGAAGGATCCCGCCGCCGGCTGGGCGAACTATGTCGTAGGCGCCGTAAAGCTCAGCCAGAGCGCTTTCGAAGAAGCGGTACCCTTCCTGGAAAGCGCGGCCACCGCCCTGCCCGAGGAAAAAGCCGTGTCCGCCCTTCTCGCCCAGGCCAAGTCCGGTAAGTTGCCGTCGGAAGTCGAGACGGCCCCGGTCGCCGCGCCCGCCGCAATCGCGCGCAACCCCGAGTCCCTCACCTGGCGCGACCTGTGGAAGCAGGCGGCCCTCAAGCGACTCGTCAGCAACCGCGACACCTACCTTGCCGAAGGCGGCAATGAAGTCCGGGAAGTGCTGGTGCTCTCGGCACTCTTCACGCAGGACGTGGGCCTCGCCCGCGAATTGTCCGGGGCCCTGCCCGCCGAGTCGCGCGTGGGCCAGTTCTTCAAAGCCATGGATTCCCGCGACCCCAAGGTGGTCACGGCCCTGTTTGAAGAGTGGAAGCCGGAAGCGCCCGAAGAGCTTATCCTCCGCGATAACGCCCTGGGCTTCGCCATGGCGAGCGGCGCTGCCCGCGGTCAGGCCCTGTCGCTCTTCTTGTTCACCCTGGAGCGTTTTCCCGACAACATGGTCGCGCTCTACAACATCGCCCAGGTCTTCCGCTCCGTGCGTCAGCCGATTATCGCCGCCCAGCAGTTGCAGCGTTTGATCGTACAGTATCCCGAAAATATCGACGCGCACCAGATGCTCTACAGCGCGCTGCGCGAGGGCGGCGCCTTCGAGCCCGCGCGCAAAGCCGCCGAGGCAAGCTATACGCTCTTTCCAGAAGAACGGTGGAGCTTTCTCTACCTCGGGCAGGCCTATCTGGACACGGGCGAACCGGAACTGGCCCTGCAGGTGCTGAACCGCGCGTCCGGCTTGTTTGAAGGCGACCCGGAGATCGAACTGGCCAAGGGCGGGATCCATGCCCGCCTCGGCGACTGCGCCCAGACCCGCGCCGTGCTGGAGGGCATAACCTCCACGGCGCCCAGAATTATCGCCGACCGGGCCAATCTTCTCGCCCTCTGTGCCCTGCAGGAAGGGGACTGGGCCACCGTGGGTACCCTGGCGGACGCCGCCGATCCCGCGTTCTGGCCCGAAAGTCTACGTGTCATGAAGACCCTTTCCGCTCTTCAGGCGGATAATGTGGACGGGGCCGTGGCCGCGCTGACGGTGCCCGGCGCCGATCAACCCGCCGCCGGCAAGCTCGGACTTATTTTCACCTCCGCGCTCGGTGTGGCGGTGGAGGGGCTCAACGACGACGAACAGGCCTGGGCTTCCACGCTTGGGGCGGATCGCGAACTGATGCTGGCCTACGGGGCCACACTCGCCCTTCAGATGGGCCGACTTTACAACGCGTCGTGGGCGAGTTATGAAAAGAACCTCGCCGGTCGCACGCCCCACCTCGCCATCGCCCAGCTTGCCATCGCGGCGCTCCAGTTCGGCGACAAGGTGGATGGCGCGAAGGAGAAAGGCCAGGCCATCGTAGACACCGTGGCCGCCGATCCGCGCGCCTGGATCGCCTATGCCGAACTCCTCAAGAGCCTGGGCGACGCCGAAGGCGAAGCCCAGTCCATGGAGAAGGCCATCGCCACGGGTGCGGACAGCCCCGAAGTCTGGTCCCGGAATGGCGCCATGCTTGAAAAGAAGAAGGACTACAAGGGCGCCGCGGAGAGCTATCGCAAGCTCGTCGCCTTGCAGCCTGAAAACGCTCCGGCGGCCAACAACCTGGCCTATATGCTCCTGATGGCGGGCGGCAACGACGAGGAAGCCCTCAAGTTTGCCACCGCCGCTCAGGAAAAGGTGCCGAATAATCCGGGTATACTCCACACGCTGGGCCTCGCGCAGATGCGCACCGGCGACCTGGAGGCCAGCCGGACGACCCTCGGCCGCGCCGCCGAAATTGATCCGGCCAATCCCACCATCTCCTTCGACTTCGGTCGTGTGCTCATGAAGCTGGGCGACAAGGAAAAGGCCAAAGAGCGTATCCGCTATTCTCTCGGCATCAGTGCGCGCGCGGGACTCGAATTCCCCGAACAGGCCGAAGCGGAGAGTCTTTTGACGGAGCTGAACTAG
- a CDS encoding EpsI family protein has product MIHYIAGIAILLVSAALHWGINLKRDWAAAAGVATVSLDLPAQVGPYRQNGEDIDPGDVVRKALEVGKSDILMRYYTAPNGAPILVTIVYAGQKRRSLHFPEVCLVGQGWEVEQAYSAPVGIEFEARRLVIFRGDDEQAVLYWLKTGKRFTSSTFMNAIYWAREQLLFGTPTSSMIKLSMPVLKKMGQDDEEAFAVLDDFASRLGPILLENDYLD; this is encoded by the coding sequence ATGATCCACTACATCGCAGGCATCGCCATTCTGCTCGTAAGCGCGGCGCTCCACTGGGGGATCAATCTCAAGCGGGACTGGGCCGCCGCCGCGGGCGTCGCCACGGTCAGCCTGGATCTACCCGCCCAGGTCGGGCCCTATCGCCAGAACGGCGAGGATATCGATCCCGGCGACGTGGTGCGAAAGGCCCTCGAAGTCGGGAAGTCGGACATCCTCATGCGTTACTACACGGCCCCGAACGGCGCGCCGATCCTCGTCACGATCGTGTATGCCGGTCAGAAGCGGCGCAGCCTCCACTTTCCCGAGGTCTGCCTGGTGGGCCAGGGCTGGGAAGTGGAGCAGGCCTACTCGGCCCCCGTCGGGATCGAGTTCGAGGCGCGCCGCCTCGTGATCTTTCGCGGCGACGACGAGCAGGCGGTGTTGTACTGGCTGAAGACCGGCAAACGATTTACAAGCAGCACCTTCATGAACGCCATTTACTGGGCCCGGGAGCAGTTGCTGTTCGGGACCCCCACCTCATCCATGATTAAATTGAGCATGCCCGTCCTGAAGAAGATGGGGCAGGACGACGAAGAGGCCTTTGCCGTACTGGACGACTTTGCCAGCCGGCTCGGCCCCATACTGTTGGAGAACGACTACCTTGATTAA